The following nucleotide sequence is from Streptomyces sp. NBC_00239.
CCCGTGCACCGGCATTTCCGGCCGGCACGCGTACGGGCTCCTGCGCCCGGCCGCGTACGGCTCTGCGGTCAGCAGCAGCCGGCCCCGGTGGCCCCGCCCGGCAGGGTCCGCATGTTGCGGGCCTCCTTGCTGCGCGCGGCCAGCAGCTCGTCGGCCGGGTAGCCGACCTCTTCGAGGGTCAGCCCGTGCGGCTTGACCACGTGCACGGAGGAGTCCCGTACGGCCGCCGCCAGCACCTTGCCCGGCCAGTCGGTCGGCCGGTGCCCGTCGCCGACGTGCAGCAGCGCGCCGACCAGCGAGCGGACCATGTTGTGGCAGAAGGCGTCGGCGCGGACGGTCGCCGTGATGATCCCGTCCTCCGCCCGCTCCCAGCTCAGCTGCTGGAGCGTGCGGATGGTCGTGGCGCCCTCGCGCTTCTTGCAGTACGCCGCGAAGTCGTGCTCGCCGAGCAGGGCCCGCGAGGCCTCGTTCATGGCGTCGACGTCCAGCGGCCACTGGTGCCACAGCACGTGCCCGCGGCGCAGCGGGTCGACCCCGCCCTGGTGGTCGCCGACGCGGTAGGCGTAGCGGCGCCAGATCGCCGAGAAGCGCGCGTTGAAGCCCGCGGGGGCCTCGGCGGCCTTCCAGACCCGTACGTCGTGCGGCAGCCGGCCCGCGAGGCGGCGCAGCAGCTTGTCGTGGTGCTCGGCCCACACCTCCTCGGCCAGGTCGAACTGCGCGACCTGCCCGCGGGCGTGCACCCCCGCGTCGGTACGTCCGGCCACGGTCAGCTCGACCGGCTCGGACAGCCGCATCACGGTCTGCAACGCCGACTCCAGCTCGCCCTGGACCGTCCGCAGCACGCGCTGCTTCGCCCAGCCGGAGAAGTCCTTGCCGTCGTACGACAGGTCCAGCCGCACCCGGACGAACCCGGGCTCCACCTCGTCACTCACGTGACAGATCCTCTCAGCTGTGTCTTTCAAACGAACGCAGAACGGGCCCGCCCCGGGAAGGGGGCGGGCCCGTTCAGAGCCGTCCAGGAAGGCGATCCGAAGATCAGGCCTCCGTGGTCTCCTCGGTGGCCTCGGACTTCGCCTCGGCCTCCTTCACGGCACGCTTGGTGGCGGCCTCGGCCTCACCGGTGGCCTGCTGCGCGACGGTCAGCGCCTCGACCAGCTCGATGACGGCCATCGGGGCGTTGTCGCCACGACGGTTGCCGACCTTGGTGATGCGGGTGTAACCACCGGGGCGGTTCTCGTAGCGCGGCGCGATCTCGGTGAAGAGCGTGTGGACGATGCTCTTGTCCGTGATCGTCTGCAGCACCTGGCGACGGTTGTGGATGTCGCCCTTCTTCGCCTTGGTGATCAGACGCTCGGCGACCGGACGCAGGCGGCGGGCCTTGGCCTCGGTCGTGGTGATGCGGCCGTGCTCGAAGAGCGACTTCGCGAGGTTCGCGAGGAGCAGCTTCTCGTGCGCGGCGCTGCCGCCCAGACGGGCACCCTTGGCGGGACGCGGCATGGTGATTCTCCTTGTGTGCTGCACCGGCCGTGCGAGGTACCGGTGTCAGTCCCCGCCCGCTCTTGCGGGCAGGGTGTACGGAGGGCTTTCACCCTCCGTAAGTCAAAATCCGGCCGGGCCGGCGTCCGAGGCCGAAGACCTCGGACGCCGGCCGCGGCCGACGATCAGTACTGCTCGGTCTCCACGAAACCGGCGTCCGCGTCGTCGTCGGCGCCGAAGGCGTCGGCGGCGGCGGTCGGGTCGAACCCGGGCGGGCTGTCCTTGAGGGCCAGGCCCATGCCGGCCAGCTTCGCCTTGACCTCGTCGATCGACTTCGCACCGAAGTTGCGGATGTCGAGCAGGTCGGCCTCGGAGCGGGCGACAAGCTCACCCACGGAGTGGATGCCCTCGCGCTTGAGGCAGTTGTACGACCGAACGGTGAGCTCGAGCTCCTCGATCGGCAGCGCCAGGTCGGCGGCCAGGGCGGCGTCGGTCGGGGACGGGCCCATGTCGATGCCTTCGGCGTCGATGTTGAGCTCGCGGGCCAGACCGAACAGCTCGACCAGGGTCTTGCCGGCGGACGCCATGGCGTCGCGCGGGCGCATGGCCTGCTTGGTCTCGACGTCGACGATCAGCTTGTCGAAGTCGGTGCGCTGCTCGACTCGGGTCGCCTCGACCTTGTAGGTGACCTTGAGGACCGGGCTGTAGATGGAGTCGATCGGGATGCGACCGATCTCCTGGCCCAGCTGCTTGTTCTGGACGGCGGAGACGTAGCCGCGACCGCGCTCGACGGTCAGCTCCATCTCCAGCTTGCCCTTGCCGTTGAGCGTGGCGAGGACCAGGTCCGGGTTGTGCACCTCGACACCGGCCGGGGGCGCGATGTCGGCAGCGGTGACCAGGCCGGGACCCTGCTTGCGCAGGTACATCACGACCGGCTCGTCGTGCTCCGAGGAGACGACCAGCTGCTTGATGTTGAGGATGATGTCGGTGACGTCTTCCTTGACACCCGGCACGGTGGTGAACTCGTGCAGGACGCCGTCCACGCGGATGCTCGTGACGGCGGCACCCGGGATCGAGGACAGGAGCGTACGGCGGAGCGAGTTGCCGAGGGTGTAGCCGAAGCCCGGCTCCAGCGGCTCGATCACGAACCGCGAGCGGTACTCGTCGACGACCTCTTCGGTCAGCGAAGGACGCTGAGCGATAAGCATGTCTTTTTCCTTCAGTCGTGGACGCCCACTATTTGACGCCCGACGGGGTACTGCGAACTACAAGGGTACGGGCGGTACGTCCCCCGTGAGGGGTTCGTACCGCCCGGACACTCAAAGACGCACAGGTGCGTCCACTGCGTCAGACGCGGCGGCGCGGATCATCCCCGCCACTGCGGGGAAGGGCGCCGCCCCGGATCAGACGCGGCGGCGCTTCGGCGGGCGGCAGCCGTTGTGCGGGGTGGGGGTGACGTCCTGGATCGAGCCGACCTCGAGGCCGGTGGCCTGGAGGGAGCGGATCGCGGTCTCGCGGCCGGAGCCCGGACCCTTGACGAAGACGTCAACCTTGCGCATGCCGTGCTCCTGCGCGCGGCGGGCGGCCGACTCGGCGGCCATCTGCGCGGCGAAGGGGGTGGACTTGCGCGAGCCCTTGAAGCCGACGTGGCCGGCAGAGGCCCAGGAGATCACGTTGCCCGAGGGGTCGGTGATCGAAACGATGGTGTTGTTGAACGTGCTCTTGATGTGAGCGTGCCCGTGAGCGACGTTCTTCTTTTCCTTGCGGCGCACCTTCTTGGCAGCGCCCTGACGACCCTTGGGGGGCATCTCTTACTCCTACAGGGAGGTGGTCGGTCCTACAGCGCAAGACCGCTGGAAAGCGTGTCCGCTGAGGACTACTTCTTGCCCGGCTTCTTCTTGCCGGCGATCGCGCGACGCGGGCCCTTGCGGGTACGGGCGTTCGTGCTGGTGCGCTGACCGTGGACCGGCAGGCCACGGCGGTGACGCAGACCCTGGTAGCAGCCGATCTCGACCTTGCGGCGGATGTCGGCCTGGATCTCGCGGCGGAGGTCACCCTCGGTGCGGAGGTTGGCGTCCACGTACTCGCGGATCTTGACCAGGTCCTCTTCGGCCAGGTCACGAACGCGGGTGTTCGGGTTCACGCCGGTGGAGGCGAGGATCTCCTTGGACCGGGTGCGCCCGATACCGAAGACGTAGGTGAGTGCGATCTCCACACGCTTTTCGCGCGGGATGTCAACACCGGAAACGCGTGCCATTCAATGGCTCCTGTGTGTTCGGGGGTCTTCAGCAAAGCCACTCCCGATCCGCCGTATGAGGTACAGCTCGGGTCCCCGGCCCCCGCCGGAGGTGCCGCCGGCCCCGTGGGGGCTGGGCGGGCTCTGCATGTTTACGTACTTACGTCGCGCGAAGAACTGCGAAAGAGCAGGTCGGTCGGCGTGCGTCAGCCCTGGCGCTGCTTGTGGCGCAGGTTGTCGCAGATGACCATGACCCGGCCGTGACGGCGGATCACCTTGCACTTGTCGCAGATCTTCTTGACGCTCGGCTTGACCTTCATGTTGGTGAGGTTCTCCGGGTCAGTGCCACCACCCACGCAGAAGCGGGGTGCGGGGCAAGATCTACTTGTATCGGTAGACGATCCGGCCACGCGTCAGGTCGTACGGAGACAGCTCCACGACGACCCGGTCATCCGGGAGGATACGGATGTAGTGCATCCGCATCTTTCCGCTGATGTGCGCGAGGACCTTGTGACCGTTCTGGAGCTCCACCTTGAACATTGCGTTCGGGAGAGACTCGATCACGGTGCCCTCGATCTCGATGGCACCTTGCTTCTTGGCCACGCTTCGCCTTTCGAATCGGCTACCTTGATCGACTCCCCGCTTCGCATGAAGACATGCGGATGCAAAGGAGCCGACGAGTCAGTCTACGTCAGGGCACCCAGAAAGACGAATCCGGGAAGTTTGCCCTACACCGTAGATCATTAACCAGGCAAATCGGTACTGAGCCGGGCCCGGCTCAGCCCAGCGGGTCGGGCGCCGTCGTGACGCCGTACTCCGCCAGCTTCGCCTTGCCGCAGTCCGGGGAGGTCAGGACGATGGGGCCGGCCTCGGTGAGGGCGATGGAGTGCTCCCAGTGCGAGGACCAGGTGCCGTCCGTGGTGATGACCGTCCAGTCGTCCGCCAGCACCTCGGTCTGGGGGGTGCCCAGGCTCACCATCGGCTCAATGGCCAGGCAGATGCCCGGGACCAGCTTCACGCCCTTGCCGCGCTTGCGCGAGACGTAGTTCAGGAGGTGCGGGTCCATGTGCATCTCGGTGCCGATGCCGTGGCCGCCGTAGTCCTCGATGATCCCGAACTTGCCGAGGCTGTGGTCACCGGCGGCGGGCCGCGGCTGCCGCTTGATGTACGTCTCGATCGCCTTGGAGATGTCGACCAGGCGGTTGCCGAGCTTCATGGCCGCGATGCCGGCCCACATCGACTCCTCGGTCACCCGGGACAGCTCGACCAGCTCCGGCGCGTGCCCGGTGCCCACGAAGGCCGTGTACGCCGCGTCCCCGTGCCAGCCGTCCACGATCGCGCCGGCGTCGATGGAGATGATGTCGCCGTCCTTGAGGACGGTCTTGTCGTCCGGGATGCCGTGGACCACGACCTCGTTCACGGACGTGCAGATGGTCGCGGGGAAGCCGCCGTACCCGAGGAAGTTCGACTTGGCACCGTGGTCGGCGATGACCTTGCGGGCCACCATGTCCAGATCCCGCGTCGTGGCGCCCGGCACGGCCGCCTCGCGGGTCGCCGCGTGGATGGCGGCGACGACCAGCCCCGCCTCGCGCATCTTCGCGATCTGCTCCGGGGTCTTGATCTGGACCATGCCTGTGCCTCTCGTGCGAAACGTCTCTGCTCAACAGTACGGCCGCGGGGTCCGGAGGACACCGCGGCCGTACTGGAAGTGGTACTGCTGCCGTCTCAGCCCTGTGCGGGCTTCTTCAGCGCGTCCATGGCGCGCTGCGTGACGTCGTGGACCTCGCCCAGCGCCGAGATCGTCACGACGAGACCCTGGGTCTTGTAGTAGTCGATGATCGGCTCGGTCTGGGTGTGGTAGACGTCCAGCCGGTTGCGCACGGTGTCCTCGGTGTCGTCACCGCGCTGGTACAGCTCGCCACCGCAGATGTCGCAGACACCCTCGGTCTTCGGCGGGGCGTACGAGACGTGGAAGACGTGCGCCGAGTCGTTGCGGCAGATCCGGCGGCCGGCGATCCGCTTGACGACCTCGTCCTCCTCGACCTCCAGGTCGAGGACGGCGTCGAGCTTCATGCCCGCGTTCTTCAGCATCGCGTCGAGCGCCTCGGCCTGCGAGACGTTGCGCGGGAAGCCGTCGAGCAGGAACCCGCCCTCGGCGTCCTGCTGCTCCATGCGGTCCTGGGCCATGCCGATGGTGACTTCGTCGGGGACCAGGTCGCCGGCGTCCATGTACGCCTTCGCCTTGACCCCGAGGTCGGTGCCCTTGCTGATGTTGGCCCGGAAGAGGTCGCCCGTGGAGATGTGCGGGATCGACAGGTTCTTGGCGAGGAACGCGGCCTGCGTTCCCTTGCCCGCCCCGGGAGGCCCGACGAGGACGATTCGCATCAGCGGAGGAACCCTTCGTAATTGCGCTGCTGGAGCTGGCTCTCGATCTGCTTCACGGTTTCCAGACCCACACCCACGATGATCAGGATGCTCGTCCCGCCGAACGGGAAGTTCTGGTTCGCGCCGAAGCCGGCCAACGCCATCGTCGGCACAAGAGCGATGAGACCCAGGTACAGCGACCCCGGCCAGGTGATCCGGTTGAGCACGTAGCTCAGGTACTCGGCAGTGGGTCGACCAGCCCGGATGCCCGGGATGAACCCACCATACTTCTTCATGTTGTCCGCGACTTCCTCCGGGTTGAACGAGATCGCCACGTAGAAGAAGGCGAAGAACACGATCAGGAGGAAGTACAGGGCGATGTAGTAGGGGTGGTCGCCCTTCACCATGTGCTTCTGGATCCAGACGGCCCAGCCGGAGGTGGACCCGCTGAACTGGACGATCAGCGCCGGGATGTACAGCAGCGACGAGGCGAAGATGACCGGGATGACACCGGCCTGGTTCACCTTGAGCGGGATGTACGTCGACGTACCCCCGTAGGCGCGGCGGCCGATCATGCGCTTCGCGTACTGGACCGGGATCCGGCGCTGGGCCTGCTCGACGAAGACCACCAGGGCCACCATCGCGAGGCCGACCAGGATGACGACGCCGAACTCGACCCAGCCGTCCGCGATCTTGCCCTGGAGCTTGATGGTCCACAGGGAGCCGACGAAGCCGGCGGCGATCGAGATGAACATCAGGATCGACATGCCGTTGCCGATGCCGCGGTCGGTGATGAGCTCACCGAGCCACATGACGACACAGGTGCCGGCGGTCATGGTGAGGACCATGACGATGATGGTGAAGATCGACTGGTCCGGAACGATCTGACCGGCGACGGGGCAGCCCTGGAAGAGCGCGCCGCTCTTGGCGGTCGCCACCAGGCCGGTGCCCTGAAGAACGGCAAGGGCGACCGTCAGATAACGCGTGTACTGCGTGATCTTCGCGGTACCGGCCTGCCCCTCCTTCTTGAGGTTCTCCAGCCGGGGAATGACCACGGTCAGCAGCTGCAGGATGATGCTCGCCGTGATGTACGGCATGATGCCGAGCGCGAAGATGGTGATCTGAAGCAAGGCGCCACCGCTGAACATCTGCATCAGGCCCATGAGGCCCTGACCGCCCTGACCCGGCTGGTTGAGGCAGGCCTGGACGTTCTTGTAGCTGATGCCGGGGATCGGGATCTGTGACCCGAGCCGGTACAGCACGATGATGCCGAGCGTGAAGAGCAGCTTCTTGCGCAGGTCGGGCGTCTTGAACGCCCGGGCGAACGCGGTGAGCACGGTGCCTCCTGCGACCCCCGCGTTACGCGCGTGAGGTGACGGTTTGGTAAGTCGGCGGTTACAGACGAGGCAGCCGCCCCTGGTCGAGGGTGCAGACTGCTCCGGAGATTAGCAACGCCACCTTACCCGGCAGGTACCTCAGCGTGAAACATCCGATCTGGACCTGCGGGGAGCTTGCCCCGGACCGTACGGCTTTCGACGGATACGACCTGACGGGAATCACAGCGGAAAGGCGTGCGGGACGCGCCATTCCGGAAACGACAGAAGCCTGGCCGGCACCCCCCGAAAGGGGTACCGGCCAGGCTTCTTACTGCCGGCTGTCAGCCGAGAGCGTCCGAAATTCAGACGAGCTCGGTGACGGTGCCGCCGGCGGCGGCAATCTTTTCCTTGGCGGAGCCGGAGACGGCGTCAACCGAAACCTGCAGCGCCACGGAGATCTCGCCCTGGCCCAGGACCTTGACGAGGCTGTTCTTGCGCACGGCACCGCGCTCGACGAGACCGGCCACGGTGACCTCTCCACCCTCGGGGTAGAGCTCGGCCAGCTTGGCCAGGTTCACGACCTGGTACTCCGTGCGGAACGGGTTCTTGAAGCCCTTGAGCTTCGGGAGACGCATGTGGAGGGGCATCTGCCCACC
It contains:
- the rplQ gene encoding 50S ribosomal protein L17, coding for MPRPAKGARLGGSAAHEKLLLANLAKSLFEHGRITTTEAKARRLRPVAERLITKAKKGDIHNRRQVLQTITDKSIVHTLFTEIAPRYENRPGGYTRITKVGNRRGDNAPMAVIELVEALTVAQQATGEAEAATKRAVKEAEAKSEATEETTEA
- the infA gene encoding translation initiation factor IF-1 translates to MAKKQGAIEIEGTVIESLPNAMFKVELQNGHKVLAHISGKMRMHYIRILPDDRVVVELSPYDLTRGRIVYRYK
- a CDS encoding DNA-directed RNA polymerase subunit alpha, translated to MLIAQRPSLTEEVVDEYRSRFVIEPLEPGFGYTLGNSLRRTLLSSIPGAAVTSIRVDGVLHEFTTVPGVKEDVTDIILNIKQLVVSSEHDEPVVMYLRKQGPGLVTAADIAPPAGVEVHNPDLVLATLNGKGKLEMELTVERGRGYVSAVQNKQLGQEIGRIPIDSIYSPVLKVTYKVEATRVEQRTDFDKLIVDVETKQAMRPRDAMASAGKTLVELFGLARELNIDAEGIDMGPSPTDAALAADLALPIEELELTVRSYNCLKREGIHSVGELVARSEADLLDIRNFGAKSIDEVKAKLAGMGLALKDSPPGFDPTAAADAFGADDDADAGFVETEQY
- the secY gene encoding preprotein translocase subunit SecY, with the translated sequence MLTAFARAFKTPDLRKKLLFTLGIIVLYRLGSQIPIPGISYKNVQACLNQPGQGGQGLMGLMQMFSGGALLQITIFALGIMPYITASIILQLLTVVIPRLENLKKEGQAGTAKITQYTRYLTVALAVLQGTGLVATAKSGALFQGCPVAGQIVPDQSIFTIIVMVLTMTAGTCVVMWLGELITDRGIGNGMSILMFISIAAGFVGSLWTIKLQGKIADGWVEFGVVILVGLAMVALVVFVEQAQRRIPVQYAKRMIGRRAYGGTSTYIPLKVNQAGVIPVIFASSLLYIPALIVQFSGSTSGWAVWIQKHMVKGDHPYYIALYFLLIVFFAFFYVAISFNPEEVADNMKKYGGFIPGIRAGRPTAEYLSYVLNRITWPGSLYLGLIALVPTMALAGFGANQNFPFGGTSILIIVGVGLETVKQIESQLQQRNYEGFLR
- the rpmJ gene encoding 50S ribosomal protein L36 gives rise to the protein MKVKPSVKKICDKCKVIRRHGRVMVICDNLRHKQRQG
- the map gene encoding type I methionyl aminopeptidase, whose protein sequence is MVQIKTPEQIAKMREAGLVVAAIHAATREAAVPGATTRDLDMVARKVIADHGAKSNFLGYGGFPATICTSVNEVVVHGIPDDKTVLKDGDIISIDAGAIVDGWHGDAAYTAFVGTGHAPELVELSRVTEESMWAGIAAMKLGNRLVDISKAIETYIKRQPRPAAGDHSLGKFGIIEDYGGHGIGTEMHMDPHLLNYVSRKRGKGVKLVPGICLAIEPMVSLGTPQTEVLADDWTVITTDGTWSSHWEHSIALTEAGPIVLTSPDCGKAKLAEYGVTTAPDPLG
- the rpsK gene encoding 30S ribosomal protein S11 — protein: MPPKGRQGAAKKVRRKEKKNVAHGHAHIKSTFNNTIVSITDPSGNVISWASAGHVGFKGSRKSTPFAAQMAAESAARRAQEHGMRKVDVFVKGPGSGRETAIRSLQATGLEVGSIQDVTPTPHNGCRPPKRRRV
- a CDS encoding adenylate kinase, producing the protein MRIVLVGPPGAGKGTQAAFLAKNLSIPHISTGDLFRANISKGTDLGVKAKAYMDAGDLVPDEVTIGMAQDRMEQQDAEGGFLLDGFPRNVSQAEALDAMLKNAGMKLDAVLDLEVEEDEVVKRIAGRRICRNDSAHVFHVSYAPPKTEGVCDICGGELYQRGDDTEDTVRNRLDVYHTQTEPIIDYYKTQGLVVTISALGEVHDVTQRAMDALKKPAQG
- the rplO gene encoding 50S ribosomal protein L15 — translated: MAESSPLKAHNLRPAPGAKTAKTRVGRGEASKGKTAGRGTKGQKARYQIPERFEGGQMPLHMRLPKLKGFKNPFRTEYQVVNLAKLAELYPEGGEVTVAGLVERGAVRKNSLVKVLGQGEISVALQVSVDAVSGSAKEKIAAAGGTVTELV
- the rpsM gene encoding 30S ribosomal protein S13; this translates as MARVSGVDIPREKRVEIALTYVFGIGRTRSKEILASTGVNPNTRVRDLAEEDLVKIREYVDANLRTEGDLRREIQADIRRKVEIGCYQGLRHRRGLPVHGQRTSTNARTRKGPRRAIAGKKKPGKK
- the truA gene encoding tRNA pseudouridine(38-40) synthase TruA, with translation MSDEVEPGFVRVRLDLSYDGKDFSGWAKQRVLRTVQGELESALQTVMRLSEPVELTVAGRTDAGVHARGQVAQFDLAEEVWAEHHDKLLRRLAGRLPHDVRVWKAAEAPAGFNARFSAIWRRYAYRVGDHQGGVDPLRRGHVLWHQWPLDVDAMNEASRALLGEHDFAAYCKKREGATTIRTLQQLSWERAEDGIITATVRADAFCHNMVRSLVGALLHVGDGHRPTDWPGKVLAAAVRDSSVHVVKPHGLTLEEVGYPADELLAARSKEARNMRTLPGGATGAGCC